The following coding sequences are from one Formosa haliotis window:
- the pyk gene encoding pyruvate kinase, whose product MLKRKKTKIVATLGPATSTKEVLKGMLDEGADVFRINFSHADYGDVAERIKMIRELNEEYGYNAAILGDLQGPKLRVGVMKGEVFVNPGDEIIFATGERFEGTKERVYMTYKQFPQDAKAGERILLDDGKLIFEVVSTNDVDEVKAKVIQGGPLRSKKGVNLPNTNISQPALTEKDIEDAIFAISQKVDWMALSFVRHAEDLMQLQELIKEHSDYKIPIIAKIEKPEAVENIDKIVAYCDGLMVARGDLGVEIPAEEVPLIQKQLVLCAKKARIPVIIATQMMETMITSLTPTRAEVNDVANSVMDGADAVMLSGETSVGQYPVQVIRQMSNIIKSVEDSPLIKVPQSPPHIRTKRYITKSICFHAANMANEINAQAISTLTNSGYTAFQISAWRPSAHILVFTSNKRILTQLNLLWGVKAFYYDKFVSTDETIEDVNKLACEKGYLEEGDMLISLAAMPIQDKGMVNTLRVTEITSCSL is encoded by the coding sequence ATGTTGAAAAGAAAGAAAACCAAAATAGTGGCCACCCTAGGGCCAGCAACGAGTACGAAAGAAGTTTTAAAAGGCATGTTAGACGAAGGTGCCGATGTGTTTAGAATTAATTTTTCTCACGCAGATTATGGAGATGTTGCTGAGCGTATTAAAATGATTCGAGAATTAAATGAAGAATACGGTTACAATGCTGCAATCTTAGGAGATTTACAAGGTCCGAAGTTACGTGTAGGTGTAATGAAAGGCGAGGTTTTTGTAAACCCAGGAGACGAGATTATTTTCGCTACTGGCGAACGTTTTGAAGGAACTAAAGAGCGTGTTTACATGACTTATAAGCAGTTTCCTCAAGATGCAAAAGCTGGAGAACGTATTTTATTAGATGATGGTAAACTTATCTTCGAAGTGGTTTCTACAAACGACGTAGACGAAGTTAAGGCCAAAGTTATTCAAGGAGGACCATTGCGTTCTAAAAAAGGTGTTAACCTTCCAAATACGAATATCTCGCAACCAGCACTTACAGAAAAAGATATAGAAGATGCTATTTTTGCAATTTCTCAAAAAGTAGATTGGATGGCTTTATCTTTTGTGCGTCATGCAGAAGATTTAATGCAACTACAAGAGCTTATAAAAGAGCACAGTGATTATAAAATTCCAATTATTGCTAAAATTGAAAAACCAGAAGCCGTAGAAAATATCGATAAAATTGTTGCGTATTGTGATGGTTTAATGGTTGCTCGTGGAGATTTAGGTGTAGAAATTCCAGCAGAGGAAGTGCCATTAATCCAAAAGCAATTGGTGTTATGTGCTAAAAAAGCTAGAATCCCGGTAATTATTGCGACCCAGATGATGGAAACCATGATTACTAGTTTAACCCCAACACGTGCCGAAGTAAACGACGTTGCAAACTCGGTTATGGATGGTGCTGATGCGGTTATGCTTTCTGGAGAAACTTCTGTAGGGCAATATCCTGTTCAGGTTATCAGACAAATGTCGAATATTATTAAGAGTGTAGAAGATTCACCACTTATTAAAGTGCCACAATCGCCTCCACATATTCGTACTAAGCGTTATATTACAAAATCGATTTGTTTCCATGCTGCTAATATGGCAAACGAAATAAATGCACAAGCTATTTCTACATTAACAAATAGTGGGTATACGGCATTCCAAATTTCGGCTTGGAGACCATCAGCTCACATTTTAGTCTTTACTTCTAACAAGCGAATTTTAACCCAATTAAATTTACTATGGGGTGTTAAAGCGTTTTACTATGATAAGTTTGTTAGTACAGATGAGACTATTGAAGATGTAAACAAGTTAGCTTGCGAAAAAGGCTACTTAGAAGAAGGCGATATGTTAATTAGTTTAGCAGCAATGCCAATTCAAGATAAAGGAATGGTTAATACATTACGTGTTACAGAAATTACAAGCTGTAGTTTATAA
- a CDS encoding IPExxxVDY family protein gives MAIHKLNLEDFLDEIDYILIAIHSRLEDYRLAYYLNKNLNLSLTRRAQDIDYEYFSAAYSIFEWKDKSNLITYNLVSNICKREEDSLQSSGSLFTNQEKIIKSYNLIPELKNVDYLMKITKEDLQISEQIIVNKIQQIPQVITTYTVNVDQLKSKDNLIFN, from the coding sequence ATGGCGATACATAAACTTAATCTTGAAGACTTTTTAGACGAAATAGATTATATTTTAATTGCTATACATAGTCGGTTAGAAGATTATAGATTAGCTTATTATTTAAATAAAAATTTAAATTTAAGTCTAACAAGACGAGCCCAAGATATAGATTACGAATATTTCTCGGCTGCGTATTCCATTTTTGAATGGAAGGATAAATCAAATTTAATAACCTATAATTTGGTTTCTAATATCTGTAAACGAGAAGAAGACAGTTTACAAAGTTCTGGATCGCTATTTACCAATCAAGAAAAGATTATAAAGTCTTACAACTTAATACCTGAGTTAAAAAATGTAGATTATTTAATGAAGATTACGAAGGAAGACTTACAAATAAGTGAACAAATAATAGTAAATAAAATCCAACAAATACCTCAAGTTATTACAACATATACGGTAAATGTGGATCAGTTAAAATCTAAAGACAATTTAATTTTTAATTAA
- the rnc gene encoding ribonuclease III — translation MKNIRNILNSRFKKSGNFFISLTKILGFKPKNESYYRTAFTHRSMNIRDKKGNIINYERLEFLGDAMLGAVIASHLYTEVPGGDEGYLTKMRSKIVSREHLNELGRDLNLIDLVESKIPKGQFGDNIHGNLFEALVGAIYLDRGYKYCEKFIHKRIIIPFVDIEKLEGKVISYKSLLIEWCQKEKKTFDYNVYDDTGNDDVRHFAVKLTIDNKVVAKARATSKKKAEEKASKRAFFVFQKEITKLN, via the coding sequence ATGAAAAACATTCGTAACATATTAAATTCCCGTTTTAAAAAGAGCGGGAATTTTTTTATTTCTCTTACCAAAATACTTGGGTTTAAACCCAAAAACGAAAGCTATTATCGTACTGCTTTTACCCATAGGTCTATGAATATTCGAGACAAAAAGGGAAATATTATAAATTATGAACGTTTAGAATTCTTAGGAGACGCCATGCTGGGCGCCGTAATTGCTTCGCATTTATATACAGAAGTTCCAGGAGGAGACGAAGGATATTTAACTAAAATGCGGTCTAAAATTGTGAGTCGCGAGCATTTAAATGAATTGGGTCGCGATTTAAACTTGATAGACTTAGTTGAAAGTAAAATTCCTAAAGGTCAATTTGGCGACAACATACACGGTAACCTGTTTGAAGCTTTAGTAGGTGCTATTTATTTAGATCGTGGTTATAAATATTGCGAGAAGTTTATACATAAGCGCATTATTATTCCTTTTGTAGATATAGAAAAACTAGAAGGAAAAGTAATAAGCTATAAAAGTTTACTTATTGAATGGTGCCAAAAAGAAAAGAAAACTTTCGATTATAATGTGTACGACGATACAGGAAATGACGATGTAAGACATTTTGCTGTTAAGCTAACCATAGACAATAAAGTGGTGGCTAAAGCGCGTGCAACTTCGAAAAAGAAAGCTGAAGAAAAAGCTTCTAAACGTGCCTTTTTTGTTTTTCAAAAAGAAATTACAAAATTAAACTAG
- the fabF gene encoding beta-ketoacyl-ACP synthase II: protein MELKRVVVTGLGALTPIGNTKDEYWEGLISGKSGAAPITYFDTEKFKTKFACELKNFNPTDFLDRKEARKMDRFTQYAMVASDEAILDSKLDLEAVNKLRVGVIWGAGIGGLETFQNEVLNFAAGDGSPRFNPFFIPKMIADIAPGNISIKNGFMGPNYTTVSACASSANAMIDALNYIRLGQCDVIVTGGSEAAVTIAGMGGFNAMHALSTRNESPTTASRPFDATRDGFVLGEGAGAIILEEYEHAKARGAKIYAEVMGGGMSSDAHHMTAPHPEGIGVMAVMRNCLENAGMKPEDVDHINTHGTSTPLGDVAELKAITEVFGEHAKNININSTKSMTGHLLGAAGAIEAIAAILAMEHGVVPPTINHEVFDEKIDPELNLTLNKAQKRDVKVVMSNTFGFGGHNACVLFRKLD, encoded by the coding sequence ATGGAACTAAAGCGAGTTGTAGTTACAGGTTTAGGAGCACTTACACCAATTGGAAACACCAAGGATGAATATTGGGAAGGTCTAATTAGTGGAAAAAGTGGTGCTGCTCCTATAACATATTTTGATACTGAGAAGTTCAAGACAAAATTCGCTTGCGAATTAAAAAACTTTAATCCTACCGATTTTCTTGACAGAAAAGAGGCTCGTAAAATGGACCGGTTTACTCAGTATGCTATGGTAGCTTCAGACGAAGCTATTTTAGATTCTAAATTAGATCTTGAGGCCGTAAACAAATTACGAGTAGGTGTAATTTGGGGAGCAGGTATTGGTGGTTTAGAAACTTTCCAAAACGAAGTATTAAACTTTGCTGCGGGAGATGGATCGCCACGTTTCAATCCGTTCTTCATACCTAAAATGATTGCAGATATAGCACCAGGTAACATATCTATTAAGAATGGATTTATGGGACCTAACTATACTACAGTTTCGGCATGTGCTTCTTCTGCAAACGCTATGATTGATGCTCTAAACTACATTCGTTTAGGTCAGTGCGATGTTATAGTCACTGGAGGAAGTGAAGCTGCTGTAACTATTGCAGGAATGGGTGGCTTTAATGCCATGCATGCTTTATCGACAAGAAATGAAAGTCCAACAACGGCATCTAGACCCTTTGACGCAACCCGAGATGGTTTTGTATTAGGAGAAGGTGCAGGGGCTATTATTCTTGAAGAATACGAGCACGCAAAAGCAAGAGGCGCTAAAATTTATGCAGAAGTTATGGGTGGAGGTATGTCATCTGACGCACATCATATGACGGCACCACATCCAGAAGGTATAGGCGTTATGGCTGTAATGCGAAATTGTTTAGAAAATGCAGGAATGAAACCTGAAGATGTAGACCATATCAATACACATGGTACGTCTACGCCACTTGGTGATGTTGCAGAATTAAAAGCAATTACTGAAGTTTTTGGTGAGCACGCTAAAAACATCAATATTAATTCAACAAAATCTATGACTGGTCACTTGTTAGGAGCTGCCGGCGCTATTGAGGCTATTGCTGCTATTTTAGCAATGGAGCATGGTGTTGTGCCACCAACAATTAACCATGAGGTTTTTGATGAAAAAATTGATCCAGAATTAAATTTAACACTTAACAAAGCACAGAAGCGCGATGTTAAAGTGGTTATGAGTAATACGTTCGGATTTGGCGGTCACAACGCTTGTGTATTATTCAGAAAATTAGATTAA
- a CDS encoding acyl carrier protein, translating to MSDIASRVKAIIVDKLGVDENEVVTEASFTNDLGADSLDTVELIMEFEKEFDIQIPDDQAENIATVGQAISYIEAAK from the coding sequence ATGTCAGACATTGCATCAAGAGTAAAAGCGATTATCGTAGACAAATTAGGTGTTGATGAAAACGAAGTTGTAACTGAAGCTAGCTTCACGAACGACTTAGGAGCAGATTCATTAGATACTGTAGAATTAATTATGGAATTCGAAAAAGAATTCGATATCCAAATTCCAGATGATCAAGCAGAAAACATTGCAACAGTTGGTCAAGCTATATCATACATAGAAGCTGCTAAATAA